GGACTGAGGGATGCTCCAGAACACCTTGCATGAGTAGCCTGGGCAACCTGAATATTATTCTGGGGGCCTGTGACCAAAACCCAGAGATTTTGGTTTGCTAAAGTCATATAAACGGAAGCCAGTGAGTTCTGCACAGCTCTATTTAAGGGAGGTTCATAAGAGAATTGGGGAAGGAGTTTCCCCTTGAAATAAATTACAATCAAACCATACCCTAAAATGGAatggtgagtgagagagagaatgtcacggttgttttcttttttcatcctAGATGAGTAAGTGACCTAAGAAAGACAGGAGTTGAAAGTAAAACTGTAGAAACATAATTTTCCCAAAAACTCCACAGAAGTAAAAGAATAGACTGGAGCAGTGTTGAAATACTGTGGAACAGCAAAATCAAATGTGTAAATGTGCTAGAGTTAGGTcccaaacaaaaccccacacattTTAAGAAAGTTTCTCTGTGAACTTTGCAGGTTAGGCCCGTATCTGAAACTAACTCAGGCTAATTTCACAAAGGCAATTAGAGGCCATTTTGCTTTTTACAAGCTACTGTATTACCGCCAAGCAGCCACAGAAGAGTAGATAATCTGAATATTGTGTCTTGTAAGCATTTGGAGCTTTATACACTTCCGCAGTGAAAATTAACTTAAACTGATTTTCCTTTTAGAGGAGCCTAGTTTGGGTTTCAGAAATAAAGGACTTTAGTAGTAAGGCAGCAATTATTTAATTTTCTGATTGATTAAATTGCTCAGTAAGTCACTGAACCAGTTCCTTCCAGTGACTCTGATGTGGTGATTAAAATAGGTTTCATTATCCCATGATGTGCTGTGTCGGTGACTGATATGGTACATTTCTTGATGGCATTAATTAAGGACAAGAGTAAATTCCTTGCATCGCTGAAATAGCCAGATTAGAAAGAAAGCATCTGCAAGGTCTAAATAGCACTTGCTGGGAGTCGCTTCACATATTATAGCACCTGCTTTGTGCTGTGTATTCACCAACCTGAGATCTTGACATTAATGTGCAAACAAAGGAAGTTTCATTTAACAAGAAGGGCTTTACTTACCTTAATCAGTGAACAGAACTAACTTGGAGCACCTACTATCTTCAAAAGATACTCAGGGCTGTTGGGTTCTTTCTCTGGCTTGGAcactgacatgctgtgtgacATTAGGCATCTAATAACCTTTCTgcagctcaggtttcagagtagcagccatgttagtcagtattcacaaaaagaaaaggagtacttgtggcacctttgagactaacaaatttatttaagcataagcataagcataagctttcgtgagctatagctcacttcaagtgaaagcttatgctcaaataaatttgtttgtctctaagccctggtctacactaggactttaggtcgaatttagcagtgttaaatcaatgtaaacctgcacccgtccacacgatgaagccctttatttcgaattaaagggctcttaaaattgatttccttactccacccctgacaagtggattagtgcttaaatcggccttgccgggtcgaatttggggtactgtggacacaatttgacggtattggcctccgggagctatcccagagtgctccattgtgaccgctctggacagcattctcaactcagatgcactggccaggtagacaggaaaagaaccgcgtactttttaatctcatttcctgtctGGCTagagtggcaagctgcaggtgaccatgcagagctcatcagcagaggtgactatgatggagtcccagaatcgcaaaagagctccagcatggactgaacgggaggtacgggatctgatcgctgtatggggagaggaacccgtgctatcagaactcagttccagttttcgaaatgccaaaacctttgtcaaaatctcccagagcatgaaggacagaggccataacagggacccgaagcagtgccacgtgaaacttaaggagctgaggcaagcctaccagaaaaccagagaggagaacggccactccgggtcagagccccaaacatgccgcttctatgatgagctgcatgccattttagggggttcagccaccactaccccagccgtgttgtttgactccttcaatggagatggaggcaacacggaagcaggttttggggacgaagaagaagatgatgatgaggaggaggttgtagatagctcacagcaagcaagtggagaaaccggtttttccgacagccaggaactgtttctcaccctggacctggagccagtaccccccgaacccacccaaggctgctttcTGGACCctgcaggcggagaagggacctccggtgagtgtaccttttaaaatactatacatggtttaaaagcaagcatgtgaaaggattactttgccctggcattcgcggctctcctggatgtactcccaaagcctttgcaaaaggtttctggggagggcagccttattgcatcctccatggtaggacactttaccactccaggccagtaacacgtactcgggaatcattgtacaacaaagcattgcagtgtatgtttgctggcgttcaaacaacatccgttctttatctctctgtgttatcctcaggagattgagatatcattcatggtcacctggttgaaatagggtgcttttcttcaggggacactcagaggagcccgttcctgctgggctgtttacctgtggctgaacagaaatgttcccagctgttagccacggggaggggggagggttgagaggGTAGCCACGcagtagggggaggcaaaatgcgaccttgtaacgaaagcacatgtgctatgtatgtaatgttaacagcaaggtttacttgctgaaagagtgtagccactgttttataaaatgtgtctttttaaataccgctgtcccttttttttcctccaccagctgcatgtgtttcaattatcacaggatcttctccttcccagaggctagtgaagattagaaagaaaaaaaaaacgcactcgtgatgaaatgttctctgagctcatgctgtcctcccacactgagagcacagacgaatgcgtggaggcaaataatgtcagagtgcagaaaagcacaaaatgactgggaggagaggtggcgggctgaagagagtaagtggcaggctgaagacagggctgaagctcaaatgtggcggcagcgtgatgagaggaggcaggattcaatgctgaggctgctggaggaccaaaccagtatgctccagtgtatggttgagctgcagcaaaggcagctggagcacagactgccactacagcccctgtgtaaccaactgccctcctccccaagttccatagcctccacacacagacgcccaagaacgcggtgggggggccaccggccaaccagccactccgccacagaggattgcccaaaaaaaagaaggctggcattcaataaattttaaagttgtaaacttttgaagtgtgtgtggcattttccttccctcctccaccacccctcctgggctatcttgttattcatccccctatttgtgtgatgaatgaataaagaatacatgaatgtgaagcaacaatgactttattgcctctgcaagcaatgattaaagggaggagggaagggtggttagcttacagggaagtagagtgaaccaaggggtggggggtttcatcaaggagaaacaaagagaactttcacaccgtagcctggccagtcatgaaactagttttcaaagcttctctgatgcgtaccacgccctcctgtgctcttctaactgccctggtgtctggctgcgtgtaaccagcagccaggcgatttgtctcaacctcccaccctgccataaacgtctcccccttactctgacagatattgtggagcacacagcaaacagtaataacagtgggaatattggtttcgctgaggtctaagcgagtcagtaaactgcgccagcgcacctttaaacatccaaatgcacattctaccaccattctgcacttgctcagcctgtagttgaacagctcctgactactgtccaggctgcctgtgtacggcttcatgagccatggcattaaggggtaggctgggtccccaaggatacatataggcatttcaacatccccaacagttattttctggtctgggaataaagtcccttcctgcagcttttgaaacagaccagagttcctgaagatgcgagcgtcatgtacctttcccggccatcccacgttgatgttggtgaaatgtcccttgtgatccaccagagcttgcagcactattgaaaagtaccccttgcggtttatgtactcgccagcttggtgctccggtgccaagatagggatatgggttccgtctatggccgcaccacagttagggaatcccattgcagcaaagccatccactatgacctgcacatttcccagggtcattacccttgatatcagcagatctttgattgcgtgggctacttgcatcacagcagctccaacagtagatttgcccactccaaattgattcccaactgaccggtagctgtctggcgttgcaagcttccacagggctatcaccactcgcttctcaactgtgagggctactctcatgttggtattcatgcgcttcagggcaggggaaagcaagtcacaaagttccatgaaagtgcccttatgcatgcgaaagtttcgcagccactgggaatcgtcccagacctgcaacactatgcggtcccaccagtctgtgcttgtttcccgagcccagaatcggcgtaccacagcatgaacctgccccattagcaccatgatgcatgcattggcaggcccatgctttcagagaaatcagtgtccatgtcctgatcactcacgtgaccgcgctgacgtcgcctccttgcccggtatcgctctgccaggttctggtgctgcatatactgctggataatgcgtgtggtggttaatgtgctcctaattgctaaAGTGAGCtcagcggcctccatgcttgccttggtatggcgtccgcacagaaaaaaggcacggaacgattgtctgccgttgctctgacggagggaggggcgactgacgacatggcttacagggttggcttcagggagctaaaatcaacaaagggggtggctttacatcaaggagtatttcaggcaggacttcacggagggttccaataagaaatagtgcacctaagttatcgttcttattagaacaatgaggttagtctggcctctgattgatacatggctagatttaccttgctgtaccttctctgtgagtgactgcagtatgacctagaggaatgagtcccctagacaggggaggggggagaagcaaatgagtacaaaacaaatctggtctatttcttgttttgatccactccatctatcttttacatctttggctggcagcagacggtgcagaaggactgcatgccatccacacctcatggctgcccggcagaagatgacacaataggactgctagcaatccgtatcacctgcctgctcaccataagacggttcaataggactgactgcaggactaaagagaatgacctggtcgagtcactccaaatttagtccctgcacccatgtctgcccaggcactcctggccgacgtggccaggagcacctcggacatgacaaggacggctaccagtcgtactgtaccgtctgctgccacaaggcaatgggttgctgctactgtgtagcaatgcagtaccacgtctgccagcacccaggagacatacggtgacggttacctgagcgggctccatgcttgccgtggtatggcgtctgcacaggtaattcaggaaaaaaggcgcgaaacgattgtctgcccttgctttcacggagggaggaagggaacggggacctgacgatatgtacccagaaccacccgcgacaatgttttagccccatcaggcactgggatctcaacccagaattctaatgggcagcggagactgcgggaactctgggatagctacccacagtgcaacactccggaagttgatgctagcctcggtactgtggaagcactccgccgagttaatgcacttaatgcacttagagcattttctgtggggacacacacactcgaatatataaaaccgatttctaaaaaaccgacttctataaatgcgacctgatttcgtagtgtagacataccctaaggtgccacaaagactcttTCTTTCTGTAGCTCAGTTTGCCTGTATGTAAAATGATGCCTTTGAGGCATTTGACGAGGTTTACTTTACCTACCTTGCAGTCAATATTTAAGGCTTAATGAATATTTCCAAAGTACTTTTAGATTCTCATATGAAAGGTGATCTAGAAATGCAAAGTATCAGGTTTGGTAAAATAAGATATGGACTCCTATGGACAAACTCTGGATCTGGATCTCAAACACCCAACATTTGGAGATGTTTGAATCTGTAATTTTAGTTTGTCCCACAATAAAAAgaatttgcaaaattcagatacAGCCCCAGGTTTGGATTTTGAACAATTCCAAGGCTTTTGGTTAGGGCCCATctccagaaaaaataaaatcGAATCACAATCTTCACCCAAACCTCTACGTTCAGATCTACGTGATCTGAACCCAAAATTTTTGAGGTTTAAAAAAGTTTggttaactttttattttgttgcctttGGCTGGGACAAGAAATGGAAGTGCTGAAATACCATAAGAGAGGCCAGTCTCATGGTATTTCTGTCCCAGATGAAACTAGGAAGTGCTAAAAGTCTTGTGAAGAAGTTTCAAGGACTTATTGGACTACCCAGATTAAAgaggttcagataagcatccaacACTGAATGCTTATTAAAACAAAAGAGCCAAACTTTTGAGTTTCACCATATCACTACAAAATACTTAACTTATGCCCCAGCACAGAGATACCTCCAACTGGAAATGACACTTAGCTTCCAAATTGGTTTGGCCCCTCCCTGCTGTGGATAGCAAGAATAACCCCAAAATCTAAAATTCATCTATGGACTTGCTTTGAGCCTCCTATTCATGAAAGGGGAATTAGGAttctgtaatcatagaatcatagaatcatagaatataagggttggaagggaccccagaaggtcatctagtccaaccccctgctcgaagcaggaccaattcccagttaaatcatcccagccagggctttgtcaacctgaccttaaaaacctctaaggaaggagattctaccacctccctaggtaacgcattccagtgtttcaccaccctcttagtgaaaaagtttttcctaatatgcaatctaaacctcccccactgcagcttgagaccattactcctcgttctgtcatctgataccattgagaacagtctagagccatcctctttggaaccccctttcaggtagttgaaagcagctatcaaatcccccctcattcttctcttctgcaggctaaacaatcccagctccctcagcctctcctcataactcatgtgttccagacccctaatcatttttgttgcccttcgctggactctctccaatttatccacatccttcttgaagtgtggggcccaaaactggacacagtactccagatgaggcctcaccaatgtcgaatagaggggaacgatcacgttcgctatgcccctacttatacatcccaaaatgccattggccttcttggcaacaagggcacactgctgactcatatccagcttctcgtccactgtcacccctaggtccttttccgcagaactgctacctagccattcggtccctagtctgtagctgtgcattgggttcttccgtcctaagtgcaggaccctgcacttatccttattgaacctcatcagatttcttttggcccaatcctccaatttgtctaggtccttctgtatcctatccctcccctccagcgtatctaccactcctcccagtttagtatcatccgcaaatttgctgagagtgcaatccacaccatcctccagatcatttatgaagatattgaacaaaaccggccccaggaccgacccttggggcactccacttgataccagctgccaactagacatggagccattgatcactacccgttgagcccgacaatctagccagctttctacccaccttgtagtgcattcatccagcccatacttccttaacttgctgacaagaatactgtgggagaccgtgtcaaaagctttgctaaagtcaagaaacaatacatccactgctttcccttcatccacagagccagtaatctcatcatagaaggcgattagattagtaaTGTTGTCTCAGCACGGACAGTTCTGTTTTCTACTAAAGCTCCACTCTAAGCACAGAATATCTGTGTGTTTCTCTCTCCACTCTCTTTAAAGGAACAGACAAGTTTTAAGAACAATCCtattaaaaaaatgttcttcCCTACATTATTAATGACAAGGTGGATGTGGATTGAAAAGTAAATTCCGCTTACTGTcatttatgctgtttgtttagtttttgcaCTTCCTTAAGCTTAGAAAATGAAAGCCAGAGAGCGTTTATATATTTTCATGCACTAGTAAAAAGCTGCAATTTGTTTTATGAACATTGCAGGGGAATGTTTAAAACTAAACACGGACTGTTTttgctgcaattttaaaaaaaatccatgcaaATGTTTATACCACTATATagagttgtaattttttttttaacataaatccTGGGTTTATGTCACCCGATAGTGTCCTTTTAATACAGGAGTTTCCAAATGAGGAATTGTTTGTTTTGTCACCTGACCTTCTGTTACTTGATAAAGAAGGGAAAGGGTGTTTTGATGATAACATTGAGGACACTTTCCTAATTACTTAAAGAACCGGGAGAAGGGATCATTAACATGATAAATGAAAGCTGTGTTAGCTGTTATTACAGGGTATGTGGATTTTTCCtcaaagggggaaggggaaaaccatttcctgtcACACAAGTTGCAATCAGCTGTAGATCATATTAACTTGCAGCTTTAAAATAAAGATCCTGAGTATCCTATCCTACAGACAAGACTGAAGCAGTGAAGTGAAGATTtcatatgaaaaaaatacaaCACTGGTTGAAAATGCATGTTACAGCACGCATAACACCCTCTCCAAATAACATACAGGCAACTGAATCAAAGACCTCACACCTACTGTTTGCCTGAAGAGGGCTTTAATAACTAGCCAAGTCAAGTTCCCCATGATGGCTGAAAAGCATCAAGAGAAACAAACCTAGTTTTGCCTTAAATTTGGATTTAATCTACTCCCTCTTCTCCTTGGATTTCTGTGACTTCATACATTTCTTTCCTTCAACATGTATTTGCAACCCACTCTTCTGCAGGACTTTGGATTCTTTTAAAACCTCCATTGCTATTCTTCAGTTCTGTGATCCCATTTCAGATATCccagagaaaatatattttgggggaagtccAGTATAGTTAGTGtttttcaggaaaaaagaaaaggagttcttgtggcaccttagagactaaccaatttatttgagcatgagctttcgtgagctacagctcactacatcggatgcatgaagtgagctgtagctcacgaaagctcatgctcaaataaattggttagtctctaaggtgccacaagaactccttttctttttgcgaatacagactaacacggctgttcctctgaaacctgtttttcagGAGTGTCAAGGATTGCATGGGAACATGATGAGTTGGAAGTTGAGCTGTTTCAAGCCACTGTCACCTAACATGAGATGATGTATCTGGGAGGAGACACCACTTGGCACAATAAGGGGACAGCATTCCAAAACCTGTCACAAAAACATTGGCACAGTAGCAATTAAATTAGCCAGACAAGGAGATGAGCATCTCCTTTGCAGGTAGTCACAAGCAGTTGCTTTGTGTgcttgtgattaaaaaaatagaagttatCCAGAAGTATCCAGCCAATAAAGGTGCAGTACCCTAATTTTTCAAAGACTGATATCAAGGGCATCGTGTCCTGTATGGcccaaaaaggaaaatatttcagattttctaAAATTCAGCAGATCTGCTCATCATCTACCTCTCTCTGACAGGTTCAGAGCCCTGATGATTTCTTCATGTCCTCCTCTAGATTGTAGGAGTTATGCTCATCCAATCAAAGAACAGAAAAAACGGATGTGACTTACATGGCCAATTACAACTAATAAGCACCCCTCAAACTTTGAgcatagaccaggggtgggcaaacatttgggaatagaaattgtatggcgggccatcaatgctcacaaaattggggttggggtgtgggaaggggtgagggctctgtttgggggtgcaggctccagggtggggccagaaatgaggagttatgggtgcaggagggagctccgagctggggtggaggagtggggtgcagggggtggtgagggctctggctgggggtgtgggctctggggtggggctggagatgaggggtttggggtgcaggaggatgctccaggctgggatcgaggggttcagaaggtgggagggggatcagggcttgggcagggggttggggtgtggggagaggctcagcgctgcaggctctgggcagtgttTACCTCAAgtgactcccggaagcagcagcatgtcccttctccggctcctacacagaggtgcagccaggcggttctgcatgctgccccatccacaggcactgcccccgcagctcccattggcgcgCCAGAGGGCGCCATAGGAGCAGGGCCATTGGAGCaggtaggagctggagcggggccatgttgtggcttccaggagctgtgtggagcggcccccaaccctgctccctggctgaagCACTGGCAAGCCCTAGACCCCACTcaccagcaggagcttgagggccagctTAAAATGGCCCGCAGGCCGTATTTGCCCACCCCAGACAGTGATCTGTTCACAATCAAtccagagagaaaaaacaaaaacattggtTCAAATTTACTCAACAAGTGAGTTTCAGGACAATGTGACCTGTGCATGAACATTCAACAATCCAAAGAGGGGGCCAAATGCATTGACTAAATTATTTGCTGGTAATTATTTCATCAGTTGTAACTCAACTATGGTAATATAATATTTTGAATGTTGTTATTTAACATATTGACATAGTCACAACCAGgtggccccattttgctaggcagaCTACAAAAGATGTCACAAATgagagtctctgccccaaagactaTTATGCTATACCACTGTTTTAGAGAATCTCCAGAAAGACAGTACAGACGCTCCCAGGGTTACGCAAGACCCAACTTACGCAAATTCGCACTTAcagaaaaagttccataagccagaaataggatttttgaAATTTTTGCGTAATATACAGGTATACGTTTCCGACTTACTCAGAATTCAAGTTACGCGAGGCTTTCCGGAACGGAATGATTCCGTAAGTTGGAGGGCGCCTGTACATAGTTAACATGTCAAGCATTtcaaaaaggatctggggatgtTCTCCCCCCAAAGACTTTTATAATTGTTAATGAGAAATGTTTTGGTATAGTATATAGTTGAAAGCAAAGAGTTTATTACTGGTAGCTCTGGATTCTGAATTAAATGCAAAAGGCAGGAAAGTCTCATGTGGATTTCCAAAGATATTGAAATCTACAAGATACCAATACAGCACTTATTTAATGTGTTCTGTTGCAGTGTGTAGTGTTCTCCTgtctaatatttaatttttatgatCATAGTATATTCATGGCAGGTAATATCAGCAATTTTCTTAACTTATAAAATATCACTCTGATCAAACTGGTAACATTGTTATCAGCACCAGGGCAAGGTTTCAACCATATTTAGAATGAAAATCaatctgattatttttaaaccaaacctCAATTATGTGTTTTCCAAAATAGCAACAGACAGACCTTAAAAGGGTCAGAGGTCCAATTGGGATGTTTATCTGAATGTTCTGAGGTCTGCCAAGCTGGAGTGGAAACTTTGCAGTAACAAGTTGTcttaaaatgttttctgaagCTTCCTGATTTCTGTCACGCCAGAAATTCCAGGAGAGCAGCCTTTCTTCAGAACTTTGATAATTCTACTCTGATCTTGAACCAGGAAGTGCAGAGGTACAAGAAAAAGACAGACAATGCAGAGAGAAAATGAACACTTCCTCAAAAGCTTGCAATAGGTTTAAAATCAAGTTTTGGATTACTTCTTATTTTAACTGAGCCTGTTCACTTATCCTTAAAAAACTACAGGTGTCTTTTAAgtagtgtgaaaaatccatgctgcaCCCTTGGACACAGGTAATAAGAATACACAGCAATTTATCTACTGTTAGCACTTCCACGTATGCTCCTGTTTATACTATGGGAGAACTTTGGAAGGTGAGAATTTTGGCACAGTACACTAAACAAAGACAAGACTGTAGTAAGGGCGATGTAAATCTAAGCTAAAAGTTTGGTATGAATTGACAGAGACTTTATCGATGCTGGAGAAATTAACTGGAGTAAATACTGA
The genomic region above belongs to Caretta caretta isolate rCarCar2 chromosome 3, rCarCar1.hap1, whole genome shotgun sequence and contains:
- the LOC142071422 gene encoding zinc finger and SCAN domain-containing protein 29-like, whose product is MQSSSAEVTMMESQNRKRAPAWTEREVRDLIAVWGEEPVLSELSSSFRNAKTFVKISQSMKDRGHNRDPKQCHVKLKELRQAYQKTREENGHSGSEPQTCRFYDELHAILGGSATTTPAVLFDSFNGDGGNTEAGFGDEEEDDDEEEVVDSSQQASGETGFSDSQELFLTLDLEPVPPEPTQGCFLDPAGGEGTSAACVSIITGSSPSQRLVKIRKKKKTHS